Proteins encoded within one genomic window of Oceanispirochaeta sp. M1:
- a CDS encoding histidinol-phosphate transaminase, with translation MASEHGGLNYYELRENGINPDDVIDFSVSINPEPLPETVLKAIRESRITRYPDSACSLLREKIAEFNDVDTDEILVVNGTSQGMFLIVSSLMKENEAVCIVQPTYSEYEDACRLKTSNIIEIYMDDSDDFLIEAEKIISTLKKEKPALLWLCSPNNPTGRYMEEDNFEKIRQACIKSGTIMILDEAYVCFVLSEKRYNPLRDNVIVLRSMTKDFSIPGLRLGYLMAESRLIKTIKKWQPEWSISAPAQDAGVASYDEIAYFQESWGKTAQRREHMRDELKSMGLKVYNSCSNFFLVDVDNMETLKAHLWKDLILVRDCASFKLKNTIRIGVRTEKDNRKLLSSIREYLKK, from the coding sequence ATGGCTTCTGAACATGGTGGTCTGAACTATTATGAATTACGAGAAAACGGAATCAATCCAGATGATGTTATAGATTTCAGCGTAAGCATTAATCCTGAACCACTGCCTGAAACAGTTTTAAAAGCTATCAGGGAGTCTAGAATCACCAGATATCCTGATTCTGCCTGCAGCCTCCTGAGAGAAAAGATTGCCGAATTCAATGATGTTGATACTGATGAAATTCTAGTGGTCAACGGTACATCTCAGGGGATGTTTTTAATTGTCTCCTCACTTATGAAAGAAAACGAGGCGGTATGCATTGTACAGCCGACCTACAGTGAATATGAGGATGCCTGCAGGCTGAAAACATCCAATATTATTGAGATTTATATGGATGATTCAGATGATTTTCTTATTGAGGCCGAAAAAATTATCTCTACATTGAAAAAAGAAAAACCCGCACTACTCTGGCTCTGCTCTCCTAATAATCCAACAGGCCGTTATATGGAAGAGGATAATTTTGAAAAAATCCGACAAGCCTGTATTAAAAGCGGAACAATTATGATTCTGGATGAAGCCTATGTCTGTTTCGTGCTTTCAGAAAAACGTTATAACCCTCTGAGAGACAATGTTATTGTGCTTCGTTCTATGACTAAGGATTTCAGTATTCCCGGTCTGAGGCTTGGTTATTTAATGGCCGAATCAAGGCTGATCAAAACAATAAAAAAATGGCAGCCTGAATGGAGTATCAGCGCCCCTGCACAGGATGCCGGAGTCGCCAGTTATGATGAAATTGCCTACTTCCAGGAAAGCTGGGGAAAAACAGCACAACGCAGGGAGCATATGAGGGATGAGCTTAAATCCATGGGACTCAAGGTTTATAACAGTTGTTCAAACTTTTTTTTGGTAGATGTAGATAACATGGAAACTTTAAAGGCACATTTATGGAAGGATCTGATTCTTGTAAGGGACTGTGCTTCATTTAAATTGAAAAATACAATCAGAATAGGTGTAAGAACTGAAAAAGATAATAGGAAACTGCTCAGCAGTATCAGGGAGTATCTGAAAAAATGA
- the cbiB gene encoding adenosylcobinamide-phosphate synthase CbiB: MSELIIAAAILWDFLFSEPPSFIHPTVWMGKFISGSWKIKPFTAKTGEFLWGFLIVISGIFIFGGVPFLLIRILPSENHLILFLISIPLLKVSFSLKYLFRSAREIRDQLVEGNLNEARRLTSYHLVSRNTDNLSPEEISSCVIESVSENITDSFTSPIFFFLAAGLPGCWAYRFINTSDAMIAYRNEEFEWGGKFTAWCDSLLNWIPARLTALMIVSASFLYPGASGRKSWKYLVRDRNNTASPNAGWTMSAMSGAISVRLEKKNEYTLGGDEELPGPGKIDISLGITLLSLLLTLLLLLAIFKGGLWLLNMVV, from the coding sequence ATGTCAGAATTGATTATTGCAGCAGCTATTTTATGGGATTTCCTTTTTTCGGAGCCCCCTTCCTTTATTCACCCAACGGTATGGATGGGAAAGTTTATTTCCGGAAGCTGGAAAATTAAACCTTTCACAGCAAAAACAGGTGAATTTCTCTGGGGTTTCCTGATTGTTATCAGCGGAATTTTCATTTTTGGAGGAGTCCCGTTCCTTTTGATCAGAATTCTCCCATCAGAGAATCATCTTATATTGTTCCTGATCAGCATCCCCCTCCTTAAGGTCTCTTTTTCACTAAAATATCTATTCAGAAGTGCCCGAGAAATACGGGATCAGCTTGTCGAGGGCAATCTTAACGAGGCCCGACGACTGACTTCATATCATCTGGTAAGCAGAAATACTGATAATTTAAGTCCTGAGGAGATAAGCTCCTGTGTTATTGAATCTGTTTCTGAAAACATAACTGACAGTTTTACTTCTCCCATCTTTTTCTTTTTGGCAGCCGGACTTCCCGGCTGCTGGGCCTATCGTTTTATCAACACTTCAGATGCCATGATAGCTTATAGAAATGAGGAATTTGAGTGGGGAGGAAAGTTTACAGCATGGTGTGACAGTCTGCTGAACTGGATTCCAGCCCGATTAACAGCTCTTATGATTGTAAGTGCATCTTTTTTATATCCAGGTGCGTCCGGAAGAAAAAGCTGGAAATATCTTGTAAGGGACAGGAATAACACAGCAAGTCCCAATGCTGGATGGACCATGTCTGCCATGTCGGGAGCCATTTCAGTAAGGCTTGAAAAAAAGAATGAATATACACTGGGCGGCGATGAAGAGCTGCCCGGTCCGGGAAAGATAGATATATCTCTAGGGATTACATTATTATCCCTGTTACTGACACTTTTACTTCTACTGGCAATATTTAAGGGGGGATTATGGCTTCTGAACATGGTGGTCTGA
- a CDS encoding bifunctional diguanylate cyclase/phosphodiesterase, producing MNKDDIKKLETLSSKELISLVLSLNEERETMVIQLGDLATGLTNLKKENSDLQKRVVLNHKTGLPNHVQANEDINLLLDKRVEENNMNPMAFILLKLNESFEAINKALKPSISEWVLYQIGVRLIEISGMENVVYHTREDEFLIIYQDIGDESRLHMFLQLLNEELKRPHIFSGYNLTIDTSCGVSIYPKHGLDRNTLLHNSDIALSYAFKQKLSYTIYTEEISDLVIQKMELQNSIIKALEVQAIKEIDKQFYLNFQPIITIDVSENSFKVIDVKAESLIRWNHPEKGGINPDDFIPLAEETGLIIPLGNWVLFSAARQLQKWQESEAKDVQISVNVSPRQFYNPELVETIERMTDNYDLDPSQLKIELTENSLIDNPINAIEKLNQLREAGFHISLDDFGTGYSSLNYLKDLPVDTVKIDKSFVSKITENNLDHSILKGILYFINELNLDLIVEGVETLEQLKILVELGCRTFQGFYFSKALSDTEFIKYRDQILNKEFSVSAWKEKS from the coding sequence ATGAATAAAGACGATATAAAAAAACTTGAGACCCTAAGCTCCAAAGAACTCATTTCTCTTGTCCTTTCGCTAAACGAAGAGCGGGAAACAATGGTCATCCAACTGGGAGACCTTGCGACTGGGCTGACAAATCTTAAAAAAGAAAACAGTGATCTCCAGAAAAGGGTTGTCTTGAATCATAAAACCGGTCTTCCAAATCATGTTCAGGCCAATGAAGATATCAATCTGCTTCTTGATAAGAGAGTGGAAGAAAATAATATGAATCCCATGGCTTTCATTCTTCTTAAACTGAATGAAAGTTTTGAAGCAATTAACAAAGCCCTTAAGCCGTCCATCAGTGAGTGGGTTCTATATCAGATAGGAGTTCGGCTTATAGAAATCAGCGGTATGGAAAATGTTGTTTATCATACACGTGAAGATGAATTTCTTATCATATACCAGGATATTGGTGATGAGAGCCGTCTGCATATGTTTCTTCAGCTTCTGAATGAGGAACTCAAACGACCACATATCTTTTCAGGATATAACTTAACCATAGATACGAGTTGCGGGGTTTCCATCTATCCTAAGCATGGACTTGATAGAAATACTCTGCTTCATAACTCCGATATTGCATTAAGCTATGCTTTCAAGCAGAAACTCAGCTACACCATATATACTGAAGAGATCAGCGATCTGGTTATCCAGAAGATGGAACTGCAGAACAGCATCATCAAGGCCCTGGAAGTACAGGCTATTAAAGAAATTGATAAGCAGTTCTATCTTAATTTTCAACCGATTATTACAATTGATGTCAGTGAAAACAGCTTTAAGGTTATTGATGTCAAAGCTGAATCCCTGATCCGCTGGAATCATCCTGAAAAAGGGGGAATCAATCCTGATGATTTTATTCCCCTTGCAGAGGAGACCGGGCTTATCATCCCATTGGGGAACTGGGTTCTTTTCAGTGCTGCCAGACAGCTACAGAAATGGCAGGAATCAGAAGCTAAAGATGTTCAGATTTCAGTCAATGTTTCTCCCCGTCAGTTTTATAATCCTGAGCTTGTGGAAACAATAGAGAGGATGACAGACAATTATGATCTTGATCCTTCCCAGCTGAAAATAGAGCTGACAGAAAACAGTCTGATTGACAATCCAATAAATGCAATTGAAAAATTGAATCAGCTTAGAGAGGCTGGTTTTCATATTTCCCTCGATGATTTCGGAACTGGTTACTCTTCTCTCAACTACCTGAAAGATCTTCCCGTGGATACAGTTAAAATTGATAAATCCTTTGTCAGCAAAATTACTGAAAATAATCTGGACCACTCCATACTTAAGGGAATCCTCTACTTTATTAATGAACTTAATCTGGATCTGATTGTTGAAGGAGTTGAAACTCTTGAACAGCTTAAGATTCTTGTTGAACTGGGCTGTAGAACATTCCAGGGATTCTATTTCTCAAAAGCTCTTTCGGATACAGAGTTTATAAAATACAGAGATCAGATCTTAAATAAAGAGTTCTCTGTGAGCGCCTGGAAAGAGAAGTCCTGA
- the cobU gene encoding bifunctional adenosylcobinamide kinase/adenosylcobinamide-phosphate guanylyltransferase, translated as MILILGGAKSGKTAYAENAAAELALKNNGRVIYLASAQAWDDEMKLRIKRHRESRPENWITLEETLSVPEKILEFQAKKGDVILFDCLTLWLTNLLMELGDDFKQIEAEELISRRVSDFIKALDDFPGEIIVVSNLVEQGLVSPNFLGRIFQELCGRSHQTLAASASEVYHVIAGLAQRLK; from the coding sequence ATGATATTAATTCTAGGAGGAGCCAAATCGGGTAAAACAGCCTATGCTGAAAATGCGGCTGCAGAACTGGCTCTGAAAAATAATGGACGGGTCATATACCTGGCAAGCGCTCAGGCCTGGGATGATGAGATGAAACTCAGAATAAAAAGACACCGGGAATCAAGACCGGAGAATTGGATCACCCTGGAAGAAACCCTGTCTGTACCAGAAAAGATCCTTGAGTTTCAGGCGAAAAAGGGAGATGTCATTCTTTTTGACTGTCTGACCCTGTGGCTCACAAACCTTCTAATGGAACTGGGTGATGATTTTAAACAGATTGAAGCCGAGGAACTTATATCCCGCAGAGTTTCAGATTTTATTAAAGCATTGGACGATTTTCCCGGGGAAATCATTGTCGTTTCCAACCTGGTAGAACAGGGGCTGGTCTCGCCAAACTTTCTCGGACGGATATTTCAGGAACTCTGCGGCAGATCTCATCAGACACTGGCGGCTTCAGCATCAGAGGTTTATCATGTAATTGCCGGACTGGCTCAGAGGCTAAAATAA
- a CDS encoding histidine kinase dimerization/phosphoacceptor domain -containing protein, which produces MIYFPTVYFLLNIITSGLTLSLAFLFFFSRGKPIFKTATILMFLFWLWLISELMEYFAPVFEIKIFFNTLQYFATGFLPVIWLSFCYQIRHNKSIFDKKVNRLMFLYPIIVIGLVLSNPIHHLLWLNIEHFTGDYGLTKELQPLFDILIVFMFFSIFLGIGMLVYKPTRTLLQRGRGRWVIVFMGLFTISVSFIEWLVDYRHHFELTPLTLTFVGFSALLYIQNSIKTQILLNKYNVLATLKEPLFLIRDNGMILFANDSAIRMSGIAETQFYGINIKSLIPPLSHMKEGVIFHNHSFFSVNINAVEIENDSLLTLSLTEVTALKDSEISLKHLSDELETQIKNRTERLNQSNLKLEKLVEEKNILLQEVHHRVNNNLQMIISLLNLQGSRTEVNELKNYLKEAVSRVQTIAMVHQMLYKSEDFSRINLKYYLQDLLKSILKEDTDNLEMDFTDIICSTNTCIQVGMIMNEIILNALKYAYNIEDENKKFFCMSRVEKQKGVTDLLHIEFRDYGKGIDLELEDAKNESLGFKIINTLVEQRNGELKIYNDNGCVYELWVEL; this is translated from the coding sequence ATGATTTATTTTCCAACAGTATATTTTTTGCTGAATATCATAACAAGCGGTCTGACACTCTCATTAGCATTCCTTTTTTTCTTTTCACGGGGAAAGCCGATATTCAAAACAGCTACCATCCTTATGTTTCTGTTCTGGCTGTGGCTTATTTCAGAGTTAATGGAGTATTTTGCTCCTGTTTTTGAAATTAAAATATTTTTTAATACTCTTCAATATTTTGCAACAGGTTTTCTGCCTGTTATCTGGTTAAGCTTCTGTTACCAGATCAGGCATAATAAATCTATTTTTGATAAGAAAGTAAACAGACTGATGTTTCTTTATCCCATTATTGTAATCGGACTTGTATTGAGTAATCCCATACACCATCTGTTATGGTTGAATATTGAGCATTTTACGGGAGATTATGGACTGACCAAGGAGCTTCAGCCACTTTTTGATATATTAATAGTCTTTATGTTTTTCTCTATTTTCCTGGGTATCGGGATGCTTGTATATAAACCGACCAGAACCCTGCTCCAAAGAGGGCGCGGGCGCTGGGTCATCGTCTTTATGGGACTTTTTACAATATCAGTCAGTTTTATAGAATGGCTGGTGGATTACAGACATCATTTTGAGCTCACTCCCCTGACTCTTACCTTTGTCGGATTTTCAGCTCTCCTGTATATTCAGAACAGTATTAAAACTCAGATCCTACTCAACAAATACAATGTTTTGGCAACACTGAAAGAGCCTCTGTTCTTGATTAGAGATAATGGAATGATACTTTTTGCAAATGATTCCGCCATCAGAATGTCAGGTATTGCTGAGACACAGTTCTACGGTATTAATATCAAGTCTCTTATTCCTCCACTCTCTCATATGAAAGAAGGAGTCATCTTTCATAATCACTCCTTTTTCTCGGTAAATATCAATGCCGTAGAAATTGAGAACGACAGTCTGCTCACCCTGTCACTGACCGAAGTAACAGCCTTAAAGGATTCTGAAATAAGTCTGAAGCACCTGAGCGATGAGCTGGAGACCCAGATTAAAAACCGTACAGAACGGCTTAATCAGAGTAATCTCAAGCTGGAAAAACTTGTGGAAGAGAAAAATATTCTTTTGCAGGAAGTTCATCACAGGGTGAACAATAATCTTCAGATGATCATCAGCCTTTTAAATCTGCAGGGCAGCCGTACAGAAGTAAATGAATTGAAGAATTATCTTAAAGAGGCAGTTTCCCGGGTTCAGACAATTGCGATGGTGCATCAGATGCTCTATAAGTCTGAAGACTTTTCAAGGATAAATCTTAAATATTATCTGCAGGATCTTTTGAAATCCATACTCAAGGAAGATACGGATAATTTAGAAATGGATTTTACAGATATAATCTGTTCAACAAATACATGTATTCAAGTGGGTATGATCATGAATGAAATTATTCTGAATGCCCTGAAATACGCCTACAATATTGAAGATGAAAATAAAAAGTTTTTCTGTATGAGCCGTGTTGAAAAACAGAAGGGAGTCACAGACCTACTGCATATAGAGTTTAGGGATTATGGAAAAGGAATTGATCTTGAGCTTGAGGATGCAAAAAATGAGTCTCTTGGTTTCAAGATTATCAATACCCTTGTGGAACAGCGTAACGGTGAGCTTAAGATCTATAACGACAATGGTTGTGTCTATGAACTCTGGGTTGAATTATAA
- a CDS encoding response regulator — translation MKTTSDFPSINERVPEGQSGDGRSIKVLVVDDSMFVTKQISQILTSEGFEIVGTASDGAEGVEKYKELYPEVDLVTMDITMPRMDGVTALEKIIEFDKDANVIMVSALGKQDLVKKSLMIGAKNYIVKPLDRKKVLERVVSAIK, via the coding sequence ATGAAAACAACAAGTGATTTTCCCTCAATAAACGAAAGAGTCCCGGAAGGACAAAGTGGTGACGGTAGGTCTATCAAGGTTCTTGTTGTAGACGATTCCATGTTTGTTACAAAACAGATCAGCCAGATTCTGACATCAGAAGGTTTTGAAATTGTAGGTACAGCATCGGATGGTGCCGAGGGTGTTGAAAAGTATAAAGAACTTTACCCCGAAGTTGATCTGGTAACAATGGATATTACAATGCCACGTATGGACGGTGTAACAGCTCTTGAAAAGATCATTGAGTTTGATAAAGATGCTAATGTCATTATGGTAAGTGCCCTTGGAAAACAGGATCTGGTGAAGAAATCTCTTATGATCGGAGCCAAGAATTATATTGTAAAACCACTGGACCGTAAAAAGGTTCTCGAACGGGTTGTCAGCGCTATAAAATAA
- the cobT gene encoding nicotinate-nucleotide--dimethylbenzimidazole phosphoribosyltransferase, which produces MNKTELSDLLKTISSLDSNIMKDIEKRWDSLTKPPQSLGKLETLITRLGGVQKTREPVIDKRTILCFAADHGVVAEGVSPSKQVVTAEMVMNFLNGGAAISVLSDCCGCELKVFNTGMVHKVEDPRVIQAPIALGTANMRRTRAMTEEQVLQALSTGFEAARVEINAGRNLLLCGEMGVGNTTSASAIYAALTGIDPHKITGTGAGLPRARVDHKAQVIIETLKLHNPDSADPMDILSAVGGFELAAMCGVMLAGAVYGCAVLVDGFISGASALLAMQFNPLVKDYLFFSHQSGEDGFAEICRIYQIDPLVDLNMRLGEGTGAVMILPLIDNALSCYYKMATFAEAGVTEILI; this is translated from the coding sequence ATGAATAAGACTGAGTTGTCAGATCTATTGAAAACAATATCATCACTTGATTCCAATATTATGAAGGATATAGAGAAGCGCTGGGATTCACTGACCAAACCGCCTCAGAGCCTTGGAAAACTTGAAACTTTGATTACCAGGCTCGGAGGGGTACAGAAGACCCGGGAGCCGGTCATTGATAAAAGAACAATTCTCTGTTTTGCTGCGGACCATGGTGTCGTAGCCGAAGGGGTCTCCCCTTCAAAACAGGTGGTTACAGCGGAGATGGTTATGAATTTTCTCAATGGCGGAGCAGCCATCTCTGTTCTGTCAGACTGCTGTGGTTGTGAATTAAAAGTATTTAATACTGGTATGGTTCATAAGGTTGAGGATCCCCGTGTGATACAGGCTCCCATTGCACTGGGAACAGCTAATATGCGACGGACAAGAGCAATGACCGAAGAACAGGTCCTTCAGGCCTTGAGTACAGGTTTTGAAGCTGCCCGGGTTGAAATCAATGCCGGTCGCAATCTTCTTCTCTGCGGTGAAATGGGTGTTGGTAATACGACATCAGCCAGTGCTATTTATGCAGCCCTTACAGGAATTGATCCACATAAGATCACCGGTACGGGTGCAGGTCTTCCAAGGGCCAGGGTTGATCATAAAGCTCAGGTTATCATTGAAACACTAAAGCTTCACAACCCTGATTCTGCAGATCCAATGGATATACTCTCTGCTGTCGGCGGTTTTGAACTTGCCGCTATGTGCGGAGTTATGCTGGCAGGCGCAGTATACGGTTGTGCTGTTCTGGTAGACGGTTTTATTTCCGGTGCTTCAGCCCTGCTGGCAATGCAGTTTAACCCCTTAGTAAAGGACTATCTTTTCTTTTCTCATCAATCAGGTGAAGACGGTTTTGCGGAAATCTGCAGGATTTATCAAATAGACCCTCTTGTAGATCTGAATATGCGTCTGGGAGAGGGCACAGGAGCCGTAATGATTCTTCCCCTGATTGATAATGCTCTCAGTTGTTATTACAAAATGGCCACATTTGCTGAAGCGGGTGTTACCGAGATTTTAATATGA
- a CDS encoding chemotaxis protein CheX translates to MRVEYINPFVEAAFNIIKEVLQTEVNRDELYLKKSTQPVLGVAAIVGLAGDVEGRVLIDMSQETAIKIASTMNGEELTEMDELVKATITELANMVTAQAVTKLHDLGFKFDLTPPAIITGENMQVSDINVEALIVPLGLPHGKVEINVAIRERLGV, encoded by the coding sequence ATGAGAGTTGAGTATATCAATCCTTTTGTTGAAGCTGCATTCAACATTATCAAGGAAGTACTTCAAACTGAAGTAAACAGAGATGAGCTTTATCTTAAAAAATCAACACAGCCGGTGTTGGGTGTCGCAGCGATAGTAGGACTAGCCGGAGATGTAGAAGGACGAGTGCTGATTGATATGTCTCAAGAGACAGCAATCAAGATTGCTTCTACAATGAACGGTGAAGAGCTGACTGAAATGGATGAGCTGGTAAAAGCTACGATTACAGAGCTTGCAAATATGGTTACAGCCCAGGCTGTAACTAAATTGCATGATCTAGGTTTTAAATTTGACCTGACACCTCCGGCAATTATTACCGGTGAAAATATGCAGGTTTCTGATATCAATGTTGAAGCACTTATTGTTCCACTGGGACTGCCTCATGGTAAAGTCGAAATCAATGTGGCCATAAGAGAGCGATTAGGAGTCTAA
- a CDS encoding chemotaxis protein CheW has product MSIQGLTNREEQKELEMAKIDFKMVTFTLAGKDYGIDIMRVKEIHKAQKFTFVPNSAPFVRGVYNMRGDIISVIDLRVFFNLPATSNEKGYENMIILRLEDNTMGILVDSIEKVIGIDSSRKQPPHPLFGDINIKYIDGVVENDSSLYIILDAEKIFNNETKSDSKEDIRNIAQAAEYKEVEVPKPEKSDKVLNQSFVEETLATYLGFYPSALNRDWISARFDSWIKQKGKDNFQLKNKEDAIEFLKGFFSIGTGQMWSDEIINSLTPILPDLKGNSLVWNPGCGRGYETYSIASMLKNKNPGTILKVQGNDNDLINISSAPGLSFDKSRISSFYSEYLVDAGSGSQFNEVIKNSIIFEYSDLNNDVSMPPLDMVICRDTLSYLPETSQQKLLDFMYANLKPGGLLMLGDNEIPISISGWNVVENNSYKLYKKN; this is encoded by the coding sequence ATGAGCATACAGGGACTGACAAACAGAGAAGAGCAGAAAGAGCTCGAAATGGCTAAAATTGACTTCAAGATGGTAACTTTTACACTTGCCGGTAAAGACTACGGAATCGATATCATGCGGGTCAAAGAGATTCATAAAGCTCAGAAATTTACTTTTGTACCTAACTCGGCACCCTTTGTAAGGGGTGTATACAATATGAGAGGGGATATCATTTCCGTTATAGATTTGAGAGTCTTCTTCAACCTTCCCGCAACAAGCAATGAAAAGGGATACGAGAATATGATCATCCTCAGACTTGAGGACAACACAATGGGTATACTTGTTGATTCCATTGAAAAGGTTATTGGCATTGATTCATCAAGAAAACAGCCGCCTCATCCCTTATTTGGAGATATTAATATTAAATATATTGATGGTGTTGTGGAAAATGATTCAAGCCTTTACATCATCCTTGATGCTGAAAAAATCTTCAACAATGAAACAAAGAGTGACAGCAAGGAAGATATCAGAAATATCGCACAGGCTGCGGAATATAAGGAAGTTGAAGTCCCTAAACCGGAAAAATCCGATAAAGTACTTAATCAGAGTTTTGTTGAAGAAACACTGGCCACATACCTTGGTTTCTATCCCAGCGCTCTTAACCGCGACTGGATATCCGCTCGCTTTGACAGCTGGATAAAACAAAAGGGAAAAGACAACTTTCAGCTTAAGAACAAAGAAGATGCAATTGAATTCCTGAAAGGATTTTTCTCCATCGGTACTGGTCAGATGTGGAGTGATGAAATTATCAATTCACTGACTCCAATTTTACCTGATCTGAAGGGTAATTCTCTTGTATGGAACCCGGGATGCGGACGCGGATATGAGACCTATTCAATTGCTTCAATGCTTAAGAACAAGAATCCTGGAACCATACTGAAAGTACAGGGAAATGATAATGATCTTATAAATATCTCTTCGGCTCCCGGCCTATCCTTTGACAAAAGCAGGATCTCTTCATTTTACAGTGAATATCTTGTTGACGCCGGCAGTGGTTCACAGTTCAATGAAGTTATCAAAAACAGCATCATATTTGAATACAGTGACCTGAACAATGATGTATCCATGCCCCCTCTGGACATGGTCATCTGCCGTGATACACTAAGTTATCTGCCTGAAACATCTCAGCAGAAGCTGCTGGATTTTATGTATGCCAACCTTAAGCCCGGTGGTCTGCTTATGCTTGGAGACAACGAAATCCCCATCAGTATCAGTGGTTGGAATGTGGTTGAGAATAACAGTTATAAATTATATAAAAAAAATTAA
- the cobS gene encoding adenosylcobinamide-GDP ribazoletransferase yields MIAKLFYALRFMTSLPLPWKENEDLVQVSRASGMFPFVGLIIGFLLLAVQYFSAFIFSGVTTALLQTIAWVIITGGLHLDGLSDTIDGLGSRRERERMLEIMKDSHIGAFGALALVLQMLLKTALCYELNLIDPALILLVPVTARWGQLIVIRSFKPARKDGMGRFFQEHMRLREMSLGIITVLAVYVLSENTLMLPLLFIHAAAVYLMGHNISKKLGGLTGDVYGFICETGEDLILVLVLIASALISSAGIQFPPIF; encoded by the coding sequence ATGATTGCAAAACTTTTTTATGCTCTTAGATTTATGACCTCACTGCCCCTTCCCTGGAAGGAGAATGAGGATCTTGTTCAGGTTTCCCGCGCTTCGGGTATGTTCCCCTTTGTTGGTCTGATTATCGGGTTTCTCTTACTGGCTGTTCAATATTTTTCTGCTTTTATATTTTCCGGGGTGACAACAGCTCTTCTGCAGACCATTGCCTGGGTCATTATCACCGGAGGGCTTCATCTGGATGGACTCTCAGATACTATTGATGGCCTGGGAAGCAGGCGTGAACGGGAGCGAATGCTTGAGATCATGAAAGACAGTCATATCGGAGCCTTCGGCGCTCTGGCTCTTGTGCTGCAAATGCTGCTGAAAACAGCATTGTGTTATGAACTTAATCTGATTGATCCGGCATTGATTCTGCTGGTACCTGTCACGGCCCGCTGGGGACAGCTGATTGTCATACGTTCTTTCAAACCTGCAAGAAAAGACGGGATGGGACGCTTTTTTCAGGAGCATATGAGGCTTCGTGAAATGTCTCTGGGAATTATTACAGTTCTGGCTGTTTATGTGTTATCAGAAAATACTCTTATGCTGCCTCTACTGTTTATTCACGCGGCTGCAGTCTATTTAATGGGTCATAACATATCAAAGAAGCTTGGAGGCCTTACAGGTGATGTATACGGCTTTATATGTGAAACAGGAGAGGACCTTATATTAGTTCTAGTGCTGATTGCTTCAGCACTGATCAGTTCTGCAGGTATTCAATTTCCACCCATTTTCTGA